Proteins encoded within one genomic window of Saccharopolyspora pogona:
- a CDS encoding GntR family transcriptional regulator → MKPLSGDNASLTERVFEQIRTAILSGELAPGSLYSVVEIASQLGVSRTPVREALLQFAANGMVRFERSRGVRILELSVKDIEEIYSLRLLLEAPSAYRAATQMNDRDRAVFKKAFAGMRKASDAGDERLFQKHDMAFHETIVRAAGNERVVQVVANTRSQMHALGLSTIKTRTLADILAAHEKIYDAVLANDASGAGEAVQDHLIGTLKVLVKQSLDSTEAGEDYQPPVARLKLLP, encoded by the coding sequence GTGAAGCCACTGTCGGGCGACAACGCCTCCTTGACCGAGCGGGTTTTCGAGCAGATCAGAACCGCCATCCTTTCCGGGGAATTGGCGCCCGGCTCGCTGTACTCGGTCGTGGAGATCGCGAGCCAGCTAGGCGTGTCACGCACACCCGTGCGCGAGGCACTCCTGCAGTTCGCGGCCAACGGCATGGTCCGGTTCGAACGCAGCCGTGGCGTGCGCATCCTCGAACTGTCGGTCAAGGACATCGAGGAGATCTATTCGCTGCGGCTGCTACTCGAGGCGCCTTCCGCCTATCGCGCGGCGACGCAAATGAACGATCGCGATCGCGCGGTCTTCAAGAAGGCGTTCGCCGGAATGCGCAAGGCGAGCGATGCCGGCGACGAACGCCTCTTTCAGAAGCACGATATGGCCTTTCACGAGACAATTGTCCGCGCGGCGGGCAACGAGCGAGTCGTCCAAGTGGTGGCCAACACGCGCTCGCAGATGCACGCACTGGGCCTTTCCACGATCAAGACGCGAACGCTCGCCGACATCCTCGCCGCCCACGAAAAGATTTACGACGCCGTTCTCGCCAACGATGCATCCGGTGCCGGCGAGGCGGTGCAGGACCATCTCATCGGCACGCTTAAGGTGCTGGTGAAACAGTCACTCGACTCAACCGAGGCCGGCGAGGACTATCAGCCCCCGGTCGCGCGGTTGAAATTGCTTCCTTAG
- a CDS encoding substrate-binding domain-containing protein: protein MVNKRRPVLAAGSIVVAALIAVTGCASPKGGSTSNVNEVYGDKGKIGEVSQLKSINEFCGTKPLKVALADGTGDNAWRKTARAEFEDEASKCPNLTVMPYSDAQNNPQKAISDIKALVAQGADAIVVFPDAGQALLPTLREAFQNGVAIVPWTANPGGTAGTDYTTFVGHNTVNDGHTWARWTCEHLGDAGGNVLFLGGTPGNTQSTTEIKGIEDEFTSNPACKNAKLLNEPGKPIDTNWNPAQTQRVVAGLLTKYNKIDAIISDSGDGSVGGVRAFESAGRKLPLWTANDNNGLACEWQKARAQQPGFNLVTVSSRTWLVRLALRKAVAAKEGINNDEPDIINIPIYEDSFDSGKQPKCESALPTSAILSAELAPEKLKSIYN from the coding sequence ATGGTCAACAAGCGACGCCCTGTGCTGGCAGCCGGGTCGATCGTCGTCGCGGCACTCATCGCCGTCACCGGATGCGCGAGCCCGAAGGGCGGTTCCACCTCGAACGTCAACGAGGTGTACGGCGACAAAGGCAAGATCGGTGAAGTCTCCCAACTAAAATCGATCAACGAGTTCTGCGGCACCAAACCGCTGAAGGTCGCGCTGGCCGACGGTACGGGGGACAACGCCTGGCGCAAGACGGCACGGGCCGAGTTCGAGGATGAGGCGAGCAAGTGCCCGAACCTCACCGTCATGCCGTATTCCGACGCCCAGAACAATCCGCAAAAGGCGATCAGCGACATCAAGGCGCTCGTCGCGCAGGGCGCCGACGCCATCGTCGTGTTCCCCGACGCGGGCCAAGCGCTCCTGCCAACGCTGCGGGAGGCGTTCCAGAACGGCGTAGCGATCGTGCCGTGGACCGCCAACCCGGGTGGCACCGCCGGTACTGACTACACCACGTTCGTCGGCCACAACACGGTCAACGACGGGCACACCTGGGCCCGCTGGACCTGCGAGCACCTGGGGGATGCCGGTGGCAACGTCCTCTTCCTGGGCGGCACGCCGGGCAACACCCAGAGCACCACGGAGATCAAGGGCATCGAGGATGAGTTCACGAGCAACCCGGCCTGCAAGAACGCCAAGTTGCTGAACGAACCGGGCAAACCGATCGACACGAACTGGAACCCGGCCCAGACGCAGCGGGTCGTCGCGGGCCTGCTGACCAAGTACAACAAGATCGACGCGATTATCTCGGACTCGGGCGACGGCTCGGTCGGTGGCGTTCGCGCCTTCGAATCGGCCGGCCGCAAGCTTCCGCTGTGGACGGCGAACGACAACAACGGCCTGGCGTGCGAATGGCAGAAGGCCAGGGCACAGCAGCCCGGCTTCAACCTCGTGACCGTCTCGAGCCGGACCTGGCTCGTCCGCCTCGCGCTGCGCAAAGCCGTCGCCGCGAAGGAGGGCATCAACAACGACGAGCCGGACATCATCAACATCCCGATCTACGAAGACAGTTTCGACAGCGGCAAGCAACCGAAGTGCGAGTCGGCACTGCCGACCAGCGCCATCCTCTCGGCCGAACTCGCGCCCGAGAAGCTCAAGAGCATCTACAACTGA
- a CDS encoding FadR/GntR family transcriptional regulator, which translates to MARIERALAEMDGLGNRRDEQAVELRTTHNAELHSSIVAAARSPRLPQLLHQLVSVNAIARNFGQYSADAVERSQRQHHDIVDAIRWQNAELARAAMTTHLLTAAEVLADVSEPVE; encoded by the coding sequence TTGGCGCGCATCGAACGCGCGCTCGCTGAAATGGACGGATTGGGCAACAGACGCGACGAGCAAGCCGTGGAGCTGCGCACAACGCACAACGCCGAGCTCCACTCCTCGATCGTCGCGGCCGCCCGCAGTCCCCGGCTGCCCCAGCTGCTGCATCAACTGGTCAGCGTCAATGCGATCGCACGGAACTTCGGGCAGTACTCGGCGGACGCGGTCGAGCGCAGCCAGCGTCAGCATCACGACATCGTCGACGCCATTCGATGGCAGAACGCGGAACTCGCTCGGGCGGCCATGACGACGCACCTGCTCACCGCGGCCGAGGTCCTTGCCGACGTATCCGAACCCGTGGAATGA
- a CDS encoding carbon-nitrogen hydrolase family protein, with product MRHANIGPEWSEKGGVLGLSRTNEAVRIAVAQLPSAGPELDVNLGATIDAIELAGAAGNDLVVFPECTLSGYMFASRAEAEQVAIGLGDQRIEHLVRACRRASTVAVVGFLETDGDALYNCAVTLGPDGVLGTYRKQHLPCLGADRFVEPGRGEAPRVVTTPIGRIGVMICFDLRFPESARVLALQGADVIAMPTAWPQDAVFLADHVTRVRALENLVYLAVADRAGDENGTAFLGQSQVVSPAGEVLINAGNDHGVFGTEVDFAQARRKKLVMIPGEYELGIFAERKPDQYTEITRPVESSTREAR from the coding sequence ATGCGGCATGCCAATATCGGCCCGGAGTGGAGTGAGAAGGGCGGTGTTCTGGGCTTGAGCCGGACGAATGAAGCGGTACGGATCGCGGTTGCCCAACTACCTTCGGCGGGACCGGAGCTCGACGTCAACCTCGGTGCCACGATCGACGCGATCGAACTGGCGGGGGCGGCGGGCAACGATCTCGTCGTGTTTCCGGAATGCACGCTCAGCGGTTACATGTTCGCCTCGCGCGCTGAGGCCGAACAGGTGGCCATCGGCCTGGGCGACCAGCGGATCGAGCACCTTGTGCGGGCATGCCGCCGCGCGTCGACCGTCGCGGTGGTCGGGTTTCTCGAAACCGACGGCGACGCGCTCTACAACTGTGCGGTGACGCTTGGACCCGACGGCGTGCTCGGGACCTATCGCAAGCAGCACCTGCCTTGCCTCGGCGCCGATCGCTTCGTCGAGCCCGGTCGCGGTGAGGCCCCCCGCGTCGTGACGACCCCGATCGGGCGCATCGGCGTGATGATCTGTTTCGACCTCCGCTTTCCCGAATCGGCGCGGGTGCTCGCCCTGCAGGGAGCGGACGTCATCGCGATGCCGACCGCCTGGCCGCAGGACGCCGTGTTTCTCGCCGACCACGTCACCCGGGTCCGCGCTCTGGAGAATCTCGTCTACCTCGCGGTCGCCGACCGAGCCGGCGACGAGAACGGCACGGCTTTCCTAGGCCAGAGCCAGGTGGTTTCGCCCGCCGGAGAGGTGTTGATCAACGCCGGAAATGATCACGGAGTCTTCGGCACCGAGGTGGATTTCGCCCAGGCGCGCCGGAAGAAGCTCGTGATGATTCCCGGCGAATACGAGCTCGGGATCTTCGCGGAGCGCAAACCCGATCAGTACACGGAGATCACGCGTCCAGTCGAGTCGTCGACCCGCGAGGCACGGTAG
- a CDS encoding ABC transporter permease: MSLGLHESVQRAAQARRPRLRLPRGPFVPVWAMTAVLFAISPLIAPGSLSGAALSSMLPFASILVLAALGQAFVITQRGIDLSVPGAMALAALFATKVPELTGLPLAVSAVLGLLAGAAGGLVIGVLVVRFGIAAFVATLAMNTILIGVVLEISKGFPASANPAVSAFATGSLWTVPNLLIIAVILVAITQWLRRRSVLGRRFLSVGANPAAARLLGIRAEGYQVSAYAIGGLLYALAGLLLAAYLRTPDILLGNTYQLSSIAAVVLGGSLLTGGMSSAVATGVAALFLTQLNQVVLAAGAATSIQLLVQAAVLALAVVLRRVPLSAIPRRLSGNRATSR, from the coding sequence ATGTCCCTCGGCCTACACGAATCCGTGCAACGGGCCGCGCAGGCCCGGCGGCCACGACTGAGGCTGCCCCGCGGTCCGTTCGTGCCGGTGTGGGCGATGACCGCGGTGCTGTTCGCGATCAGCCCACTGATCGCGCCTGGCAGCCTTTCCGGGGCCGCGTTGAGCTCGATGCTTCCCTTCGCCTCGATCCTGGTCCTCGCCGCGCTCGGGCAAGCCTTCGTGATCACTCAGCGCGGCATCGACCTCTCCGTGCCGGGCGCGATGGCGCTGGCGGCCCTGTTCGCCACCAAGGTGCCCGAGCTGACCGGACTTCCGCTGGCCGTCTCGGCGGTACTCGGACTGCTCGCCGGGGCGGCCGGCGGACTGGTCATCGGCGTGCTGGTGGTGCGGTTCGGTATCGCCGCGTTCGTGGCGACCCTGGCCATGAACACGATCCTCATCGGTGTCGTGCTAGAGATATCGAAGGGATTTCCGGCGTCCGCGAACCCGGCCGTCAGCGCGTTCGCGACCGGTTCCCTGTGGACGGTGCCCAACCTGCTGATCATCGCGGTGATCCTGGTCGCCATCACCCAGTGGCTCCGGCGGCGCTCGGTGCTCGGGCGGCGCTTCCTGAGCGTGGGCGCCAACCCGGCCGCCGCACGGTTGCTCGGCATCCGAGCCGAGGGGTACCAGGTCTCCGCCTATGCGATAGGCGGGCTCTTGTATGCGTTGGCGGGACTTCTGCTGGCGGCGTACCTGCGTACGCCCGACATCCTGCTCGGCAACACCTACCAGCTGTCGTCCATTGCCGCGGTCGTCCTCGGGGGAAGCCTGCTGACCGGCGGCATGAGCAGCGCGGTCGCCACCGGCGTGGCGGCACTGTTCCTGACCCAGCTCAACCAGGTCGTGCTCGCCGCCGGTGCCGCGACCTCGATTCAACTGCTCGTGCAAGCGGCCGTTCTCGCCCTGGCCGTTGTCTTGCGCCGCGTGCCGCTGAGCGCGATCCCCCGTCGGTTGAGCGGGAACCGGGCTACGTCTCGGTAG
- a CDS encoding SDR family NAD(P)-dependent oxidoreductase, which produces MSNAAVVTGAGSGIGAAVARSIASTGKPVLLVDRNAEGIERLAAELRSEGRQARAELADVTDEAAVEGAVDAALDEWGRIDGLVNCAATMVSRPLTETTLADWTRVLSVNATGTFLTCKHVVRTLVRQGSGGSIVNLSSISGRVGLRNQPAYCASKGAVLQLSRQIAADYACQKVRCNVVSPGSVRTDQLRTYLAAQRDPAAAERELVESHPLRRIADVAEIASVIVFLLSPQASFITGADVPVDGGYTAV; this is translated from the coding sequence ATGAGTAACGCGGCCGTGGTCACCGGCGCCGGCAGCGGGATCGGGGCCGCCGTGGCGCGCTCCATCGCCTCCACCGGTAAACCCGTCTTGCTTGTGGATCGGAACGCGGAGGGCATCGAACGACTGGCGGCCGAGCTGCGATCCGAAGGACGGCAGGCGCGCGCCGAACTTGCCGACGTCACCGACGAGGCCGCGGTCGAGGGCGCTGTCGACGCGGCGCTCGACGAGTGGGGAAGGATCGACGGCCTGGTCAACTGCGCCGCCACGATGGTCTCGCGCCCTCTCACCGAGACCACGCTCGCGGACTGGACGCGGGTGCTCAGCGTGAACGCGACGGGAACCTTTCTCACCTGCAAACATGTCGTCCGGACGCTGGTCAGGCAGGGATCGGGCGGCTCCATCGTCAACCTTTCGTCGATCTCGGGGAGAGTGGGGCTGCGCAACCAGCCCGCATACTGCGCGTCCAAGGGCGCGGTGCTCCAGTTGAGCCGTCAGATCGCCGCCGACTACGCGTGCCAGAAAGTCCGCTGCAACGTGGTGAGCCCGGGTTCGGTGCGGACCGACCAGCTGCGCACCTACCTTGCCGCGCAACGAGATCCGGCGGCAGCCGAACGTGAGCTCGTCGAATCCCATCCGCTACGGCGGATCGCGGACGTCGCCGAGATCGCCTCGGTCATCGTGTTCCTGCTGAGTCCCCAGGCGAGCTTCATCACCGGCGCCGATGTGCCCGTCGACGGCGGCTACACCGCTGTGTGA
- a CDS encoding cyclase family protein has protein sequence MCGPELITEATRRKIAAYAAEFRKVTKSPFGADDEIGMLNLLSPESAREVIRRADGGAAIDLSVDMFVGMPSWVKAGDPAFQQWMTHTPEGTILDDLTGAGDAQNRLVSYSGDAVSMYTHTGTHIDTLNHFGYHGEIWNGFSAAQHLSSRHWTKCGADKIPPLIGRGVLFDVAGLHGVDVLPANYGIGADDLRAALKRQGTTFLPGDIALVRTGRMAQWPDPARYIDNSPGLNLDGARFLARAGAALIGGDNSALEQMPADDPENWQVVHTYLLGEAGVPIMELVDCEQLAAESLHEFAFIGAGLKIRGATGAPMRPIAMPLTR, from the coding sequence GTGTGCGGACCTGAGCTGATCACCGAGGCGACGCGCCGCAAGATCGCGGCGTACGCCGCCGAATTCCGGAAGGTGACCAAGAGCCCGTTCGGCGCCGACGACGAGATCGGCATGCTCAACCTGCTGTCGCCGGAATCGGCGCGTGAGGTGATCCGGCGGGCGGATGGCGGTGCCGCGATCGACTTGTCCGTCGACATGTTCGTGGGCATGCCATCGTGGGTCAAGGCCGGCGACCCGGCCTTCCAGCAGTGGATGACCCACACGCCCGAGGGCACGATCCTCGACGACCTGACCGGGGCCGGGGATGCGCAAAACCGGCTGGTGTCCTATTCCGGCGACGCGGTGTCGATGTACACCCACACGGGAACGCATATCGACACGCTCAATCATTTCGGCTACCACGGCGAAATATGGAACGGGTTCTCCGCGGCGCAGCATCTGAGTTCGCGGCATTGGACCAAGTGCGGTGCTGACAAGATCCCGCCCCTGATCGGCCGCGGCGTGCTCTTCGACGTGGCCGGACTGCACGGGGTGGATGTGCTCCCCGCCAATTACGGGATCGGTGCCGACGACCTGCGCGCTGCGCTGAAACGGCAGGGCACCACGTTCTTGCCCGGGGACATCGCACTGGTCAGGACCGGACGGATGGCCCAATGGCCGGATCCGGCGCGCTATATCGACAACAGCCCGGGCCTGAACCTGGACGGCGCACGGTTCCTGGCCAGGGCCGGGGCTGCGCTGATCGGCGGCGATAACTCCGCGCTCGAGCAGATGCCGGCCGACGATCCCGAGAACTGGCAAGTGGTCCATACCTATCTTCTCGGGGAGGCCGGGGTGCCGATCATGGAGCTCGTCGACTGCGAACAGCTCGCCGCGGAGTCGCTCCACGAGTTCGCCTTCATCGGCGCCGGACTGAAGATCCGAGGCGCGACCGGCGCGCCGATGCGACCAATCGCGATGCCGCTGACCCGCTGA
- a CDS encoding dihydroxy-acid dehydratase — translation MSENDFTSAVDHSRTSYGDEGFSRFLRRAFLASRGFDDVDLDRPVIGIAVTTSDYNTCHRDMPALLQAVRRGVLEAGGLPMEFPTISLGEILTSPTSMLFRNLMAMDTEEMIQALPMDAAVLLGGCDKTVPAQLMAAASSDKPVLLEVVGPMMTGSWRGERLGACTDCRRLWASYRAGELDTAEITEARSELVTTAGTCAVMGTASTMACLTETLGMMLPGGATPGASTGARLRHGVATGRRAVELARQGTPKPRDVLTRASFENAIKVLAALGGSTNALVHLIAVARRAGVELSLADFDIIGAKVPLLVDCKPSGANYMPDFHQAGGVPVLLNELEPHLETSTVGVTGRSLAGLLSDVRPHDDTQHIIRPLDDPLGPPGALAVLTGSLCPDGAVIKTSAASPELLQHTGPAFVLDAGQDIAAVLDDPDLDITPDHVLVLRLAGPIAAGMPEAGALPIPAKLARQGVRDMVRVSDGRMSGTSYGTVVLHCDPEAAAGGPLAAVRNGDLIRLDVPARRIDLLVDEDELARRLREFTPAPLPARGWRRLYAETVLPASQGADLSFL, via the coding sequence ATGTCTGAGAATGATTTCACGTCCGCGGTCGACCACAGCCGGACCTCGTACGGCGACGAGGGGTTCAGCCGGTTCCTGCGCCGCGCGTTTCTCGCCTCCCGCGGATTCGACGACGTCGATCTCGACCGGCCCGTGATCGGGATCGCGGTGACCACGTCCGACTACAACACGTGTCACCGCGATATGCCGGCCCTCCTGCAGGCGGTTCGGCGGGGGGTCCTCGAAGCCGGCGGACTCCCCATGGAGTTTCCCACGATCTCGCTCGGCGAGATCCTCACCTCGCCGACCTCCATGCTGTTCCGGAACCTCATGGCGATGGACACCGAAGAGATGATCCAGGCGCTGCCGATGGACGCAGCCGTGCTGCTCGGCGGATGCGACAAGACCGTGCCGGCGCAGCTGATGGCCGCGGCGTCGTCGGACAAGCCGGTGCTGCTGGAAGTCGTGGGGCCAATGATGACGGGCAGTTGGCGCGGGGAACGGCTGGGCGCCTGCACCGACTGCCGCCGGCTGTGGGCGAGCTACCGCGCCGGCGAGCTGGACACCGCGGAGATCACCGAGGCGCGCAGCGAGCTGGTGACGACCGCAGGTACCTGCGCGGTCATGGGCACCGCATCGACGATGGCCTGCCTGACCGAGACACTCGGCATGATGCTCCCGGGCGGAGCCACCCCTGGCGCGTCGACCGGCGCACGGCTACGGCACGGCGTCGCCACCGGGCGGCGCGCCGTCGAACTGGCCCGGCAGGGCACGCCTAAACCCCGGGATGTCCTCACCAGAGCGTCGTTCGAGAACGCCATCAAGGTCCTGGCCGCCCTAGGCGGTTCCACCAACGCGCTAGTCCACCTGATCGCCGTGGCTCGGCGAGCGGGTGTCGAGCTGTCGCTCGCCGACTTCGACATTATCGGCGCGAAGGTTCCGCTTCTCGTGGACTGCAAACCGTCCGGCGCCAACTACATGCCGGACTTCCATCAGGCCGGTGGGGTCCCGGTACTACTCAACGAGCTCGAACCGCACCTGGAAACGTCGACGGTCGGCGTTACCGGACGTTCCCTGGCCGGACTGCTAAGCGACGTCCGGCCCCACGACGACACGCAACACATCATCCGGCCGCTCGACGATCCGCTCGGTCCGCCCGGTGCGCTCGCGGTGCTGACCGGTTCGCTCTGCCCGGACGGCGCGGTGATCAAGACGTCGGCCGCGAGCCCGGAACTGCTGCAGCACACCGGCCCGGCCTTCGTCCTCGATGCCGGGCAGGACATCGCTGCGGTGCTCGACGACCCCGACCTTGACATCACCCCGGATCACGTACTCGTGCTACGCCTGGCCGGCCCGATCGCCGCCGGCATGCCTGAGGCCGGGGCGCTGCCGATTCCGGCGAAACTGGCGCGCCAGGGAGTTCGCGACATGGTCAGGGTTTCCGACGGGAGGATGAGCGGCACCTCCTACGGAACCGTGGTGCTGCACTGCGATCCCGAGGCCGCGGCGGGCGGGCCGCTCGCCGCGGTGCGCAACGGCGACCTCATCCGGCTGGACGTCCCGGCACGGCGGATCGACCTTCTCGTGGACGAGGACGAGCTGGCACGGCGCCTGCGCGAGTTCACGCCGGCGCCGCTGCCGGCTCGTGGCTGGCGGCGGCTCTACGCCGAGACGGTCCTACCGGCCAGTCAAGGCGCTGACCTGTCGTTCTTGTAG
- a CDS encoding LuxR C-terminal-related transcriptional regulator has translation MALVSAEGLQAVAVTSFVGRRAELSEIRRGLSASRMLTLTGVGGVGKTRLAMRAAWELRRSFPDGVYWAELASLDDGRLLPQTVATAMAIRDSFTAWTADTLADRLRERRVLLVLDNFEHLLDSCAELVATLLTRCPGLRILGTSREPLRIQGERVLPVQALGVPPGDMRCPVQELRRFEAIRLFEDRAAAAIPHFEVDDRNGPAVARLCRRLDGIPLAVELAAASLRVLSPDELLRRLDDRFRVLISGNRAALPRHQTLRASIDWSFGLCTEHERALWARMSIFPGSCDVAAVEAVCADAALPHGEILTALTGLVEKSVVIRDARETGVCYRLLETIRQYGREVLHTTGQEQELRKRHRDWYVKIAEETRRKWFGPAQLDLVQQARLNDANVRAALDFCLAVSDESHQGLRLADAYRDLWRVGGLTSEGRRWFARLLDNDVEPSVPRIRALASASYLALMQNDLATATDSLEESRKLAADFGQEQSATLYQVCEAVAAMQKNDFPKAIVLLEEFVARHQDTEELDWLASALLNLGICHSVLSDGERAMANWTKMLDLCVHHGETWRRTWALWGLGFAAWREGDWDRAEAFELQCMDAQRVFDDTTCAANCLETMSWIAASSERSEQAAQLAGAAHTLRRDRSGPLSQFPFLSEYQDRTQAQVRQSLGEKRYARAFKKGTHLTFDQVATQLLGEPAARTKSDREATAEDLLTKREQEVANLVAQGMSNKQIAETLVISQRTAETHVEHILTKLGFTSRSQIAALVAQGKK, from the coding sequence ATGGCACTCGTCTCTGCAGAGGGCCTGCAAGCAGTCGCAGTGACCTCGTTCGTCGGGCGACGCGCGGAGCTGAGCGAGATCAGGCGCGGGTTGTCGGCTTCCCGGATGTTGACCCTCACCGGTGTGGGCGGGGTAGGCAAGACACGGCTGGCCATGCGCGCCGCATGGGAATTGCGGCGTTCGTTTCCCGACGGCGTCTACTGGGCGGAGCTTGCGAGCTTGGACGACGGACGCCTGCTGCCTCAGACCGTCGCTACGGCGATGGCGATTCGGGACTCGTTCACGGCATGGACCGCGGACACGCTGGCGGACCGGTTGAGGGAGCGCCGAGTGCTGCTGGTGCTGGACAATTTCGAACACCTGTTGGATTCGTGTGCCGAACTCGTGGCGACGCTGCTGACCCGGTGCCCTGGACTGCGGATTCTCGGCACCAGCCGCGAACCGTTGCGCATCCAGGGAGAGCGCGTGCTGCCCGTACAGGCTCTTGGTGTGCCGCCCGGCGACATGCGATGTCCCGTCCAGGAACTGCGTCGATTCGAGGCCATCCGGCTCTTCGAGGACCGCGCGGCGGCAGCAATACCGCACTTCGAAGTTGATGACCGCAACGGGCCGGCAGTGGCAAGGCTGTGTCGGCGGTTGGATGGGATCCCGCTGGCCGTCGAACTTGCCGCGGCGAGTCTGCGGGTGCTCTCGCCTGACGAGCTCCTGCGGCGTCTCGACGACCGGTTCCGTGTGTTGATCTCGGGCAATCGGGCCGCGCTGCCACGGCACCAGACCCTGCGAGCGTCGATCGATTGGAGCTTTGGTCTCTGCACCGAGCACGAACGAGCTCTCTGGGCTCGGATGTCGATCTTTCCGGGGAGTTGTGACGTGGCTGCGGTGGAAGCCGTGTGCGCGGATGCCGCATTGCCGCACGGCGAGATACTGACAGCACTGACCGGGTTGGTGGAAAAGTCCGTCGTCATCCGCGATGCGCGGGAAACCGGTGTTTGTTATCGGTTGCTGGAAACGATCCGGCAATATGGCCGCGAGGTGCTGCACACGACCGGGCAAGAGCAGGAGCTTCGGAAGCGGCATCGGGATTGGTACGTGAAAATCGCGGAGGAAACGCGGCGCAAGTGGTTCGGTCCCGCCCAACTGGATTTGGTCCAACAGGCACGTCTGAATGACGCCAACGTCCGCGCTGCGCTTGACTTCTGCCTCGCCGTATCCGATGAATCCCACCAAGGACTGCGCCTGGCCGACGCCTACCGCGACTTGTGGCGGGTCGGTGGACTCACCAGTGAGGGGCGACGCTGGTTCGCCCGCCTGCTGGACAACGATGTCGAACCCAGCGTGCCGAGGATCCGCGCGCTCGCGAGCGCCAGCTACCTCGCGCTGATGCAAAACGACCTGGCCACGGCGACGGACAGTCTTGAAGAAAGCCGGAAGCTGGCCGCGGACTTTGGCCAGGAGCAGTCCGCGACTCTGTACCAGGTGTGCGAAGCAGTCGCGGCCATGCAGAAAAACGACTTTCCCAAGGCTATTGTGCTGCTTGAGGAATTCGTGGCGCGGCACCAGGACACCGAAGAACTCGACTGGCTCGCCTCTGCTCTGCTGAACCTCGGCATCTGTCACTCGGTCCTCAGCGACGGCGAACGCGCAATGGCCAACTGGACCAAGATGCTGGATCTGTGCGTGCACCACGGCGAGACTTGGCGCCGGACCTGGGCCCTGTGGGGCCTCGGATTCGCGGCATGGCGCGAAGGCGATTGGGACCGGGCAGAAGCTTTTGAGCTCCAGTGCATGGACGCGCAACGCGTCTTCGACGACACGACCTGCGCGGCCAACTGCCTTGAGACGATGAGCTGGATCGCGGCGAGTTCGGAGCGGAGCGAGCAAGCCGCCCAGCTGGCCGGAGCCGCCCACACCCTCCGCCGGGACCGCAGCGGCCCACTTTCACAATTCCCCTTCCTCAGCGAGTACCAGGACCGCACGCAAGCGCAGGTGCGGCAATCCCTCGGCGAGAAGAGATACGCCCGGGCCTTTAAGAAAGGTACCCACCTGACGTTCGATCAGGTAGCGACCCAACTACTCGGAGAACCCGCCGCACGAACGAAATCCGACCGAGAGGCAACGGCTGAAGACCTGCTGACGAAACGCGAACAGGAAGTCGCGAACCTCGTGGCGCAGGGAATGAGCAACAAGCAGATCGCGGAAACGCTCGTCATCTCGCAGCGCACCGCCGAAACCCACGTCGAACACATCCTCACCAAGCTCGGCTTCACCTCGCGCAGCCAGATCGCCGCACTGGTGGCACAAGGCAAGAAATAA